The following proteins are encoded in a genomic region of Devosia lucknowensis:
- a CDS encoding ABC transporter permease has protein sequence MSRLLGWMRIGIIDLRGDFRRFVILLACLALGVGAIAAVSSVGAALQSAVQRDARVILGGDMEVRSRGADISPEQRAAVEALGETARVVDITARASANGASTLLSLRAVSSNYPLLGSVAVSPASGEPLGVLLSDESGLPGTVVDQGVLDRLGVTLGDTIRIGDADFAVRGVLEALPDQAALGFQLGLPAVVIDTTLAEAGLQQQGVLSRYGYKVVLAEGNAARAIEGLNAAHPDAGWDLRQPEDAAANLARFFDLFARFLTLVGLSSLLVGGVGVSNAISAYITERRTSIATLRSLGATGARVLVHFLTQVMVLAAAGVLLGLVLGAGTSLVALPVLSGMLGIELAPSLDLRSLVTAAGFGLLIGFAFALLPLRAAQKLKPANLFRASDGGVNTLNWRDLVAWRTSLPLATALLGIAGLAVYTTGSPWLVLWYTIGAGVAFGLLRVAAWLLQALLRLVPPMPNTVLRQAFKSIYRPGSVAPVVVLSLGLGLALLLMITLLDQNLRSQIDGAVAEDAPAFVLLDMPKEQVPLVEAFAAADPGIAALETIPMLRGTIESVKGVAVAELGPVPDDIADMFEGDTALSWARSLPEGSSVVDGEWWADDYSGPPLVSLSTELRAPLGLSVGDSMRIAVAGRAIDVTVANFRDIDWREGGVNFRLLFSPGMVESAPQTVMGAIDVVDGAAPGVEGRLSQAFPTLSFLPVGYAIARVEEILSSLANAVALVGSLAVVSGVLVLAGAMAVGRRQREADAVVMKVLGATRRNVIVAFVVEYGVLGLLAAAMGAGLGVTATWAILTFVMEIPFVPNMMTVAVVIIGAVATTIATGVLTTWSAMSVRPARQLRADGV, from the coding sequence ATGAGCCGACTTCTGGGCTGGATGCGGATCGGGATTATCGACCTGCGGGGCGATTTCAGGCGCTTCGTCATTCTTCTCGCTTGTCTGGCCCTGGGCGTCGGTGCCATTGCGGCAGTGTCGTCGGTCGGGGCTGCACTGCAGTCGGCGGTGCAGCGCGATGCGCGCGTCATCCTCGGCGGTGACATGGAAGTGCGTTCGCGCGGAGCAGACATCTCGCCCGAGCAACGCGCGGCGGTCGAGGCGCTTGGCGAGACGGCAAGGGTGGTCGATATTACCGCCCGGGCCAGCGCCAATGGCGCCAGTACGCTGCTGAGCCTGCGCGCGGTGAGCAGCAATTACCCGCTGCTCGGAAGCGTCGCGGTTTCGCCTGCATCGGGAGAACCGCTGGGTGTCCTCCTCTCCGACGAGAGCGGGTTGCCCGGAACGGTGGTGGACCAGGGGGTGCTCGACAGGCTCGGGGTGACGCTGGGTGATACGATCCGGATCGGCGATGCCGACTTTGCCGTGCGCGGCGTGCTCGAGGCGCTGCCAGACCAGGCGGCACTCGGGTTTCAGCTCGGCCTTCCGGCCGTCGTAATCGATACCACACTTGCAGAGGCAGGGCTGCAGCAGCAGGGCGTTCTCAGCCGATACGGATACAAGGTCGTGCTCGCGGAGGGTAATGCGGCGCGGGCGATCGAGGGACTGAACGCGGCTCATCCCGACGCCGGATGGGACCTGCGGCAGCCCGAGGACGCGGCGGCGAATCTCGCGCGGTTCTTCGATCTTTTCGCGCGGTTCCTGACGCTGGTGGGCTTGTCGTCGCTGCTGGTCGGCGGGGTGGGCGTCTCCAACGCGATTTCCGCCTATATCACCGAAAGGCGCACCTCTATCGCCACGCTGCGCAGCCTGGGCGCCACGGGGGCTCGAGTCCTCGTGCACTTTCTGACGCAGGTCATGGTGCTGGCCGCTGCGGGTGTGCTTCTCGGGCTGGTCCTTGGCGCAGGGACAAGCCTTGTCGCCTTGCCGGTCCTGTCGGGCATGCTGGGCATTGAACTCGCGCCGAGCCTCGATCTGCGTTCGCTCGTCACGGCGGCGGGGTTTGGCCTGCTGATCGGTTTCGCCTTCGCCCTGTTACCGCTTCGCGCTGCACAGAAGCTCAAGCCCGCCAACCTGTTCCGCGCGTCAGACGGCGGTGTGAATACCCTCAACTGGCGCGATCTCGTGGCTTGGCGGACGTCCTTGCCACTTGCTACTGCGCTGCTCGGCATAGCCGGTCTGGCCGTCTACACCACAGGCTCGCCCTGGCTGGTCCTGTGGTACACGATAGGCGCGGGGGTCGCGTTCGGCCTGCTGCGGGTCGCCGCCTGGCTGCTGCAGGCGCTGCTGCGGCTGGTTCCACCGATGCCCAATACGGTGCTTCGACAGGCCTTCAAGTCCATCTACCGGCCGGGATCGGTCGCTCCCGTGGTGGTGCTGTCGCTCGGGCTCGGTCTTGCGCTGCTCCTGATGATCACATTGCTCGACCAGAACCTGCGCAGCCAGATCGACGGCGCAGTGGCCGAGGATGCGCCGGCCTTCGTGCTGCTGGATATGCCCAAGGAGCAGGTGCCACTGGTAGAGGCGTTTGCAGCGGCCGATCCCGGTATCGCGGCGCTCGAGACCATCCCCATGCTGCGTGGCACGATCGAGAGCGTTAAGGGCGTGGCCGTCGCCGAGCTCGGACCGGTGCCCGACGACATCGCCGACATGTTCGAAGGCGATACGGCGCTGAGCTGGGCGCGATCCTTGCCAGAGGGCTCGAGCGTTGTCGACGGGGAGTGGTGGGCCGACGACTATTCCGGCCCTCCACTGGTATCTCTGAGCACCGAGCTGCGCGCGCCGCTAGGGCTCTCCGTGGGCGATAGCATGCGCATTGCCGTTGCAGGCCGGGCGATCGATGTGACGGTTGCCAATTTTCGGGATATCGACTGGCGCGAGGGCGGCGTGAATTTCCGGCTGCTGTTTTCGCCCGGCATGGTCGAGAGCGCGCCGCAGACCGTGATGGGCGCCATCGACGTGGTCGATGGTGCCGCTCCGGGCGTGGAGGGCCGGCTGTCCCAGGCCTTTCCGACACTGAGCTTTCTGCCAGTCGGGTATGCGATCGCGCGGGTTGAGGAGATACTTTCAAGCCTTGCCAACGCCGTGGCTCTGGTGGGGAGCCTTGCGGTGGTGTCCGGCGTGCTGGTGCTGGCGGGCGCCATGGCCGTTGGGCGCCGACAGCGCGAGGCGGATGCCGTGGTCATGAAAGTGCTGGGGGCAACTCGGCGCAATGTGATCGTGGCCTTCGTGGTCGAATACGGGGTGCTCGGTCTGCTTGCGGCAGCCATGGGCGCCGGCCTGGGTGTGACTGCGACATGGGCGATCCTGACCTTCGTGATGGAAATCCCCTTCGTGCCAAACATGATGACGGTCGCGGTCGTCATCATCGGGGCCGTCGCGACGACGATCGCGACCGGAGTTCTGACGACCTGGTCGGCCATGTCGGTGCGGCCAGCGCGGCAGCTCCGAGCCGACGGCGTCTAG
- a CDS encoding ABC transporter ATP-binding protein — MSSPVVETAALNLNLQSGKTPLHILKDIDFSVAPGEVVAVVGPSGSGKTSLLMVLGGLEQATNGSVIVAGKPITGLGEDELAIFRRQHLGILFQNFHLIPSMTALENVALSLEIGETGQSYAEIMAAATEALVAVGLGDRLDHRPSALSGGEQQRVGLARAIVNKPKLLLADEPTGNLDQHTGARVIEMMFALARDNGTAVFLITHDPALARRADRVLAMNHGRLTSVTEQVLA; from the coding sequence ATGAGCAGCCCAGTGGTAGAGACTGCCGCCCTCAACCTGAACCTGCAATCGGGCAAGACGCCGCTCCACATTCTCAAGGACATCGACTTCTCGGTCGCGCCGGGCGAGGTGGTGGCGGTGGTGGGGCCGTCGGGCAGCGGCAAGACATCGCTGCTCATGGTACTCGGTGGGCTCGAACAGGCAACAAACGGCAGCGTGATTGTTGCCGGCAAGCCGATCACAGGCCTTGGCGAAGACGAGCTGGCAATCTTCCGGCGTCAGCATCTGGGCATCCTGTTTCAGAATTTTCATCTGATCCCGTCGATGACGGCGCTCGAAAACGTGGCGCTCTCGCTCGAGATCGGAGAGACAGGGCAATCCTATGCCGAGATCATGGCCGCCGCGACCGAGGCGCTGGTCGCCGTGGGGCTCGGCGATCGGCTCGATCATCGTCCGAGCGCTCTATCTGGCGGGGAGCAACAGCGCGTGGGGTTGGCGCGTGCCATCGTCAACAAGCCCAAACTGCTGCTGGCCGACGAGCCGACGGGCAATCTCGACCAACATACCGGCGCCCGGGTGATCGAGATGATGTTCGCACTGGCCCGCGACAACGGTACGGCGGTTTTCCTCATTACCCATGATCCGGCTCTCGCCCGTCGTGCCGACCGGGTCCTCGCCATGAACCACGGGCGATTGACCAGCGTCACGGAGCAGGTGCTTGCATGA
- a CDS encoding arylesterase — protein sequence MQIKKLRDGLLGAALSLTVAILLPVATTADERTLMLYGDSLMAGLGLSAQDSFAGQLQQALGDDVTIVNASVSGDTASDGLARLDWSLAERPDAVILELGANDMLQGRSVDTMRQSLTAILQRFGDENIPVLLAGMRASPGLGTDYVNAYEAVFPELAAEFGTRFYPFFLDGVATDPSLNQADGLHPNAQGVAVIVEGILPEVEALLNR from the coding sequence GTGCAGATAAAAAAACTTCGTGACGGACTTCTCGGCGCAGCGCTTTCGTTGACAGTCGCCATCCTCCTGCCGGTTGCGACGACTGCCGACGAGCGTACCTTGATGCTCTATGGCGATAGCCTGATGGCTGGTCTTGGCCTTTCGGCCCAGGACAGTTTCGCAGGTCAGCTGCAGCAGGCCCTTGGCGACGACGTTACCATCGTCAACGCCAGCGTCTCGGGAGATACTGCATCCGATGGCTTGGCGCGTCTTGACTGGTCGCTTGCCGAGCGGCCGGACGCGGTCATTCTCGAACTGGGCGCCAACGACATGCTTCAGGGGCGATCCGTTGACACCATGCGACAAAGCCTGACGGCCATCCTCCAGCGCTTTGGGGACGAGAACATTCCCGTGCTGCTGGCCGGCATGCGCGCCAGCCCCGGCCTCGGCACCGACTATGTCAACGCCTACGAAGCTGTGTTCCCCGAACTGGCCGCCGAATTCGGCACGCGCTTCTACCCGTTCTTTCTGGACGGCGTCGCCACGGATCCATCGCTCAACCAGGCCGATGGCCTGCATCCTAACGCACAAGGAGTGGCCGTGATCGTCGAAGGCATCCTGCCGGAGGTCGAGGCGCTGCTAAACCGCTGA
- the crtY gene encoding lycopene beta-cyclase CrtY — translation MGTFHHVPMRDRRQPFREIGLPASAERPLVLVGAGLSSALIAMRLSHGGAGPSIVILEGSTEPFGEHTWSFHDADVEPADRAWLDTMVAHRWQGQSVRFQNLNRHLDSGYASLTSASVAAAIAKLPNVDLRTGARVTSVAPTSVTLADGTVVEASCVIDCRGYQPSPALVLGYQKFVGLEVELEAPHGLVDPVIMDASVDQRDGYRFVYLLPFSPTRLLIEDTRYSDGEALDLQALAADINRYAEDQGWSILRIVREENGVLPIALAHDFERFWAERPDDIPQAGMRAGLFHPTTGYSLPEAVRVASLVGSSWPVGSAALAPRIWAHARTRHRQQAFYRLLNRMLFRAAKPEKRHLVLRRFYKLPKGLIERFYSGRTGVADIVRILVGKPPVPIHRALACLREAPMLKAKKL, via the coding sequence GTGGGCACGTTTCACCACGTACCGATGCGTGATAGAAGACAACCGTTTAGGGAGATCGGCTTGCCAGCATCAGCAGAGCGTCCGCTCGTTCTCGTCGGGGCGGGCCTGTCCAGCGCCCTGATTGCCATGAGGCTGTCCCATGGCGGCGCCGGTCCATCGATCGTGATCCTCGAGGGATCGACCGAGCCGTTTGGCGAACACACCTGGTCCTTCCACGATGCCGACGTCGAACCGGCCGACCGTGCCTGGCTCGACACCATGGTCGCACATCGCTGGCAGGGACAGTCCGTACGGTTTCAGAACCTGAACAGGCACCTCGACAGCGGTTACGCGTCGCTGACCTCTGCCTCGGTCGCTGCGGCCATCGCCAAACTGCCCAATGTTGATTTGCGTACCGGCGCCCGTGTCACCTCGGTTGCTCCAACCAGCGTCACCCTGGCCGATGGAACGGTTGTCGAGGCATCCTGCGTCATCGATTGCCGTGGCTACCAGCCGAGCCCCGCGCTGGTCTTGGGTTATCAAAAGTTCGTCGGCCTCGAAGTTGAACTCGAAGCCCCCCACGGTCTCGTCGATCCCGTCATCATGGATGCCTCGGTGGATCAGCGAGACGGCTATCGCTTCGTCTACCTGCTTCCCTTCAGTCCCACCCGGCTTCTCATCGAGGATACCCGCTACTCCGATGGCGAAGCTCTGGACCTGCAGGCATTGGCCGCCGACATTAATCGCTATGCCGAGGATCAGGGCTGGTCGATCCTTCGCATCGTGCGCGAGGAAAACGGCGTGCTGCCGATCGCCCTTGCGCATGACTTCGAGCGCTTCTGGGCGGAAAGGCCGGATGATATCCCTCAGGCGGGCATGCGCGCCGGACTTTTCCACCCGACGACTGGCTACAGCCTCCCCGAGGCGGTTCGCGTCGCCAGTCTGGTCGGCAGCAGTTGGCCTGTCGGCAGCGCGGCTTTGGCACCCAGGATCTGGGCCCATGCACGCACCCGCCATCGGCAACAGGCATTTTACCGCCTGCTCAACCGCATGCTGTTTCGCGCCGCGAAGCCGGAAAAACGGCATCTCGTTTTGCGGCGCTTCTATAAATTGCCAAAGGGACTGATCGAGAGGTTCTATTCCGGACGTACTGGTGTTGCGGACATCGTTCGTATCCTTGTCGGGAAACCACCCGTGCCCATTCATCGCGCCCTCGCCTGCCTGCGGGAAGCGCCAATGCTGAAAGCGAAAAAGCTTTGA
- a CDS encoding phytoene desaturase, producing MTTTQKTAAVIGAGFGGLALAIRLQSAGIQTTLFEKRDKPGGRAYVYTDDGFTFDAGPTVITDPDCLEQLWALSGRKLSDYVTLLPVTPFYQLCWEDGYRFDYANDQAEIDRQIRAKSPDDVDGYHRFLRYSEDLYREGYEKLGTVPFLNFWSMIKAAPQLVRLESHRSVYSKVSQFIKDDQLRQAFSFHSLLVGGNPFETSSIYGLIHALERKGGVWFAKGGTGALIAGMVKLFEDLGGTVHLNAEIDRIEVEHDRAAGLVLRQGTRHAFDQIASNADVVHTYKHMLRGTDRGASNARALEKKRFSMSLFVIYFGLRTTHPELKHHMVLFGPRYRELISEIFHTDGLADDFSLYLHAPSVTDDSLAPSGSSAYYVLSPVPHLGTADIDWAAEGPKYRDRILKYLDDHYIPGLLDDLVTVRHFTPFDFRDQLNAHLGSAFSVEPILTQSAWFRPHNRDDDISNLYIVGAGTHPGAGIPGVVGSAKATAGLMIEDSKP from the coding sequence TTGACCACCACCCAGAAGACTGCGGCTGTCATTGGCGCCGGTTTTGGCGGCCTGGCTCTGGCTATCAGGCTGCAGAGCGCCGGCATACAAACCACCCTGTTCGAAAAGCGCGACAAGCCGGGCGGACGCGCCTACGTCTACACCGATGATGGCTTTACCTTCGATGCTGGCCCCACGGTCATCACCGACCCCGACTGTCTGGAACAGCTTTGGGCCCTGTCCGGCCGCAAGCTCTCCGATTACGTGACGCTCCTGCCGGTCACACCCTTCTACCAACTCTGCTGGGAAGACGGCTACCGCTTCGATTACGCCAACGACCAAGCGGAAATCGACCGGCAAATTCGCGCCAAGTCGCCTGATGATGTCGACGGCTACCACCGGTTCCTGCGCTATTCGGAAGACCTTTATCGCGAGGGCTACGAGAAGCTCGGGACCGTGCCGTTCCTCAATTTCTGGTCGATGATCAAGGCCGCACCGCAACTGGTTCGGCTCGAAAGTCACCGCAGCGTCTATTCGAAGGTCAGCCAGTTCATCAAGGACGACCAGTTGCGCCAGGCCTTCAGCTTCCACTCCCTGCTGGTGGGCGGCAATCCGTTCGAGACCTCATCGATCTATGGGCTGATCCACGCGCTGGAACGCAAGGGTGGCGTATGGTTTGCCAAGGGTGGCACCGGGGCCTTGATCGCAGGCATGGTCAAGCTGTTCGAAGATCTCGGCGGCACCGTGCACCTCAATGCCGAGATCGATCGCATCGAAGTCGAGCACGATCGCGCCGCCGGTCTTGTACTCAGGCAGGGAACGCGGCACGCCTTTGATCAGATCGCCTCCAATGCCGATGTTGTGCATACCTACAAGCACATGCTCCGCGGGACAGATCGCGGGGCCAGCAATGCCAGGGCGCTCGAGAAGAAGCGCTTCTCCATGTCGCTCTTCGTCATCTACTTCGGCCTCAGGACCACACATCCAGAGCTCAAGCACCACATGGTCCTGTTCGGGCCACGCTATCGCGAGTTGATTTCCGAGATCTTCCACACCGATGGGCTCGCGGACGATTTTTCGCTCTACCTCCACGCGCCCTCCGTCACCGACGACAGCCTCGCCCCGTCTGGATCGAGCGCCTACTATGTGCTCTCACCGGTCCCGCATCTGGGAACCGCCGACATCGATTGGGCCGCCGAAGGTCCGAAATATCGGGACCGCATCCTCAAATATCTCGATGATCACTACATCCCAGGCCTTCTGGACGACCTGGTGACCGTGCGCCATTTCACGCCCTTCGACTTCCGCGACCAGCTCAATGCCCATCTCGGATCGGCATTCTCGGTTGAACCGATCCTCACCCAGAGTGCCTGGTTCCGGCCGCACAATCGCGACGACGATATCAGCAACCTCTACATCGTCGGCGCGGGGACACATCCCGGGGCAGGCATTCCTGGGGTTGTGGGATCGGCAAAGGCGACGGCAGGCCTGATGATCGAGGATTCAAAGCCATGA
- a CDS encoding phytoene/squalene synthase family protein, which yields MSDAVVATSEIAIAQGSQSFAAAARLFDRQTRDDAVMLYAWCRHCDDVIDGQTLGHAQQADFRTGQQARLDALREKTTAALAGESTDDPTFEALRRVVERHQIPARHPLELLAGFEMDVADRHYATIDDTLDYCYHVAGVVGVMMAMIMGARDPRVLDRASDLGLAFQLTNIARDVIDDARAGRVYLPDDILARHGIDRIDPEDRTQRPALHAAALDLLDLAERYYSSAYVGMAALPPRSAWAIAAARRVYRAIGSKLRAGGPQAWDERVSTTKAEKIALLALGLGDVGVTRFGPTDQPREGLWNRP from the coding sequence ATGAGCGACGCCGTGGTTGCGACCAGCGAAATTGCCATCGCTCAGGGCTCGCAGAGCTTTGCCGCCGCGGCGCGCCTCTTCGACCGGCAGACGCGCGACGATGCAGTGATGCTTTATGCCTGGTGCCGGCATTGTGACGACGTCATCGATGGGCAGACCCTGGGGCACGCCCAGCAGGCTGACTTTCGCACCGGACAGCAGGCACGCCTCGATGCACTACGCGAGAAGACCACCGCCGCCCTTGCCGGCGAGAGCACCGACGACCCGACCTTCGAAGCCCTGCGACGGGTCGTCGAGCGTCACCAGATCCCTGCCCGCCACCCCCTTGAACTCCTGGCGGGCTTTGAAATGGACGTCGCCGACAGGCACTATGCCACCATCGATGACACGCTGGACTATTGCTATCACGTGGCCGGCGTCGTCGGCGTCATGATGGCCATGATCATGGGCGCACGTGATCCGAGAGTGCTCGATCGCGCCAGCGATCTCGGTCTCGCCTTTCAACTGACCAATATCGCCCGCGACGTTATCGATGACGCACGCGCCGGCCGCGTCTACCTGCCTGATGACATCCTCGCCCGTCACGGCATCGACCGGATCGATCCCGAGGATCGGACGCAGCGCCCTGCCCTTCACGCCGCCGCACTCGATCTGCTCGATCTCGCGGAACGCTATTATTCCAGCGCCTATGTCGGCATGGCCGCCTTGCCGCCCCGCTCCGCCTGGGCCATTGCAGCGGCGCGCCGCGTCTACCGCGCCATCGGCAGCAAGCTTCGCGCCGGGGGCCCGCAAGCATGGGATGAGCGTGTCTCCACCACAAAGGCTGAAAAGATCGCCCTGCTGGCCCTCGGACTGGGCGATGTGGGCGTCACGCGTTTCGGCCCCACGGATCAACCGCGCGAAGGCCTCTGGAACCGACCCTGA
- a CDS encoding sterol desaturase family protein, translating into MIQDVLHYLVPILLVVGTVVFMEWFAAWSHEHIMHGWGWGWHKSHHEPHDDALEQNDLYAVVFAAFSVFLFWIGSVWFWPVWWIAVGISIYGILYFFFHDGLVHQRWPFKYIPRRGYLKRVYQAHRLHHAVEGRDGCVSFGFVYAEPVDKLVKKLQQNKNGYDRNALDDQDQGRPTAR; encoded by the coding sequence ATGATCCAAGACGTGCTGCATTATCTGGTGCCGATCCTGCTGGTCGTCGGAACCGTGGTCTTCATGGAGTGGTTCGCGGCCTGGTCGCACGAGCACATCATGCATGGCTGGGGTTGGGGCTGGCACAAATCGCACCATGAGCCCCATGATGACGCGCTGGAACAGAACGACCTCTACGCGGTGGTCTTCGCCGCTTTCTCCGTGTTCCTTTTCTGGATCGGATCGGTCTGGTTTTGGCCGGTGTGGTGGATCGCCGTAGGGATTTCCATCTACGGCATCCTCTATTTCTTCTTCCACGATGGGCTGGTGCACCAGCGCTGGCCGTTCAAATACATTCCGCGCCGGGGTTACCTGAAGCGAGTGTATCAGGCACATCGACTGCATCATGCCGTTGAAGGCCGGGATGGGTGCGTGAGTTTCGGCTTCGTCTATGCCGAACCGGTCGATAAACTGGTCAAGAAGCTGCAGCAGAACAAGAACGGCTATGACCGGAACGCCCTCGATGACCAAGATCAGGGACGCCCGACCGCCCGCTGA
- a CDS encoding fatty acid desaturase, with amino-acid sequence MAGSTRVASVSRNDTLIGLGLSCAIIAAWLTVHVSSIFLIDWTQGWTWVAAPLVIAVQCWLSVGLFIVAHDTMHGSLAPQYPWLNRAIGRFCVFVYAGFSYEKLYQNHHAHHRNAGTPDDPDFDPEHASRFWPWYIKFFRHYFGWREFGMLTIAVLIYLVILRERFPTMLVFWALPAILSSLQLFYFGTYRPHRIDDEPFRDEHRARSNDFSPLVSLLTCFHFGYHHEHHDAPWVPWWKLPAHRRSVLDAQASEAL; translated from the coding sequence ATGGCAGGATCGACCCGCGTGGCGTCTGTCAGCCGAAACGACACACTGATCGGGCTGGGTCTTTCGTGCGCCATCATCGCGGCATGGCTGACGGTCCACGTCTCGTCGATTTTCCTGATCGACTGGACGCAAGGCTGGACCTGGGTAGCGGCCCCTCTGGTCATCGCCGTGCAATGCTGGCTCAGCGTCGGGCTCTTCATCGTCGCTCATGACACCATGCATGGCTCGCTCGCCCCGCAGTATCCGTGGTTGAACCGGGCCATCGGCCGTTTCTGTGTATTCGTCTACGCCGGCTTCTCGTACGAGAAACTCTACCAGAACCACCACGCGCACCACCGCAATGCGGGTACGCCTGATGATCCCGATTTCGATCCAGAACACGCGTCGCGTTTCTGGCCCTGGTACATCAAATTTTTCAGGCACTATTTCGGCTGGCGCGAGTTCGGAATGTTGACCATTGCGGTGCTGATCTACCTGGTAATCCTGCGCGAGCGCTTTCCAACCATGCTGGTGTTCTGGGCGCTGCCGGCGATCCTGTCGTCGCTGCAGCTCTTCTATTTCGGGACCTACCGCCCGCACCGCATCGATGACGAACCCTTTCGCGACGAGCACCGTGCCCGCAGCAACGATTTCTCGCCACTGGTGAGTTTGCTGACCTGCTTCCACTTCGGCTATCATCATGAGCACCATGACGCTCCGTGGGTGCCGTGGTGGAAGCTGCCGGCGCACCGCCGGTCGGTGCTGGATGCGCAAGCAAGCGAGGCGCTATGA
- a CDS encoding ABC transporter permease, protein MIVAMLRVMALSLIRDRGALVMAFLLPPTIFVIFAAIFAGTSGDELRLQVALGVGEPSSLSERLVAALRADDSLRVLPETYATADQVVDEVESGRADVGLMLQGALEQTTSTPAVVYVDPGKVMAGAILAGQVQRVIGIDLPDLALARSAPTIETLVGGFTPEQSARLDAAIAQLAENGSSDAENQAGLVESRTVGPQDGSGATVTYYAGAVAILFLLFSAMQSAATLIEERHSGIIDRIAVGPAGTDVVVIGKFLFLSVQGIVQVSLIFLVAALVYDVEVISHLGIWLLTTLVAAAAAAGLGLAVAALCTTKQQAQTISTFVVLLCSAVGGSMVPRFMMPPWLQEIGWFTPNAWTIEAYHGVLWRGEGLAELLPELSWLLALGMVGTLAALAVSRLRLRL, encoded by the coding sequence ATGATCGTCGCCATGCTGCGCGTGATGGCGCTGAGCCTTATTCGTGACCGCGGTGCGCTGGTGATGGCGTTCCTGTTGCCGCCGACAATCTTCGTGATCTTCGCCGCGATTTTTGCGGGGACGAGCGGCGATGAGTTGCGGCTGCAGGTGGCGCTGGGTGTCGGCGAGCCGTCAAGCCTGAGCGAACGGCTGGTGGCGGCGCTGCGTGCCGACGATTCGCTGCGCGTGTTGCCGGAGACCTATGCGACCGCGGACCAGGTGGTGGATGAAGTCGAGAGCGGGCGCGCCGATGTGGGGCTGATGCTACAGGGTGCTCTCGAACAAACCACCAGCACGCCGGCCGTCGTCTATGTCGACCCGGGCAAGGTGATGGCCGGCGCCATTCTTGCCGGCCAGGTTCAGCGCGTCATCGGCATCGACCTGCCAGACCTGGCCCTCGCGCGCAGTGCGCCGACCATTGAGACATTGGTCGGAGGGTTTACGCCGGAACAGTCAGCCAGGCTCGACGCCGCCATTGCGCAATTGGCGGAGAACGGCAGCAGCGATGCGGAAAACCAGGCCGGGCTCGTCGAGTCCCGGACGGTAGGGCCGCAGGACGGGTCGGGAGCAACAGTCACCTACTACGCCGGCGCCGTCGCGATCCTTTTTCTGCTGTTTTCAGCCATGCAAAGCGCCGCGACGCTGATCGAGGAGCGGCATTCGGGGATCATCGACCGCATCGCGGTCGGGCCGGCAGGAACCGATGTGGTCGTGATCGGCAAATTCCTGTTCCTCAGCGTCCAGGGCATCGTGCAGGTGTCACTGATCTTCCTTGTGGCCGCGCTGGTCTACGATGTCGAAGTCATCAGCCATCTCGGCATCTGGCTCTTGACCACCTTGGTCGCGGCGGCGGCTGCGGCGGGACTGGGGCTGGCGGTCGCGGCATTGTGTACGACCAAGCAGCAGGCGCAAACTATCTCCACATTCGTGGTGCTCTTATGTTCTGCAGTGGGCGGGTCAATGGTGCCGCGCTTCATGATGCCGCCATGGCTGCAGGAAATCGGGTGGTTTACCCCCAATGCCTGGACGATCGAGGCCTATCATGGCGTATTATGGCGCGGCGAAGGGCTTGCCGAATTGTTGCCCGAACTGAGCTGGCTGCTGGCTCTGGGCATGGTCGGCACCCTGGCAGCATTGGCGGTTTCGAGGCTGCGACTGCGCCTCTGA